From Candidatus Binataceae bacterium, one genomic window encodes:
- a CDS encoding NAD(P)-binding protein, which yields MSGQQKESLNSAPAALKTATAPGATIIIGAGPAGLTAAHELSAAGRPVVIVEQDPEHVGGIARTVSYKGFRFDIGGHRFFSKNAEIEKLWSDILGERL from the coding sequence ATGAGCGGGCAGCAGAAAGAGAGCCTGAACTCCGCGCCTGCGGCTTTAAAGACGGCCACCGCGCCTGGCGCCACCATCATCATTGGAGCCGGGCCCGCCGGACTGACCGCCGCACACGAGCTTTCAGCCGCCGGACGGCCGGTGGTGATCGTTGAGCAGGATCCAGAGCACGTCGGCGGCATCGCCCGCACCGTCAGCTACAAGGGATTCCGTTTCGACATCGGCGGACACCGGTTTTTTTCCAAGAATGCCGAAATCGAAAAGCTATGGAGCGACATTCTCGGCGAGCGGTTG
- a CDS encoding amidohydrolase family protein, whose amino-acid sequence MRVIDGDSHFIEPLDLFERYTEPAYRDRTVRVHLDPGGRVTGLVVDNRPMRMADLDELMSACAGYGQKEEGRDISDFDLYRIANRQWQDMGLRIRYLDEEGFAAQVIYPTMGLLWESSVDEPALADALCRAYNTWAFELVAGHRDRLFPAAHISMREAAFAVREIERVAKLGCRAIFVGAAPIGGRSFGNPDFDPIWAAAQELDLAVGIHLVGHPNYTGSQWYRTGNPGFMYITMMNVQDPRIALTSMMYDGVFERFPRLRVGTIESMAGWVGEWLERVDYRYRYLGHTSRMKHSAAEYFARNIWVSANPEERMFPLMVQFAGDDRFFIGSDYPHAEGFVHPVGTTRKLLGALPERSVEKILCDNAAAFYRI is encoded by the coding sequence ATGAGAGTGATCGACGGAGACAGCCACTTTATCGAGCCGCTCGATCTCTTCGAGCGCTATACAGAACCGGCCTACCGCGATCGCACCGTCCGTGTCCACCTCGACCCCGGCGGCCGCGTCACTGGCCTCGTCGTCGATAACCGGCCGATGCGCATGGCGGATCTCGACGAGCTGATGAGCGCCTGCGCCGGCTACGGACAAAAGGAGGAGGGTCGCGACATAAGCGACTTCGACCTTTACCGAATTGCCAACCGGCAATGGCAAGACATGGGCTTGCGGATCCGCTACCTCGATGAAGAGGGATTCGCCGCGCAGGTTATCTACCCCACGATGGGACTTCTGTGGGAAAGCTCGGTTGACGAGCCTGCGCTCGCCGACGCGCTCTGCCGCGCATACAACACCTGGGCCTTCGAACTGGTGGCCGGCCATCGGGACCGATTGTTCCCCGCGGCGCATATTTCGATGCGCGAAGCGGCGTTTGCCGTGCGCGAGATAGAGCGTGTGGCGAAGCTCGGATGCCGGGCCATATTCGTCGGCGCAGCGCCGATCGGCGGGCGCAGCTTCGGCAATCCGGATTTCGATCCGATCTGGGCCGCGGCGCAGGAACTCGACCTCGCCGTGGGCATCCATCTGGTCGGCCATCCCAACTACACCGGCAGCCAGTGGTATCGCACGGGCAATCCCGGCTTCATGTACATCACGATGATGAACGTGCAGGATCCGCGCATCGCGCTGACCTCGATGATGTATGACGGCGTGTTCGAGCGCTTTCCGCGGCTGCGCGTCGGCACGATCGAGTCGATGGCGGGATGGGTCGGCGAATGGCTCGAACGCGTCGACTACCGCTACAGATATCTTGGCCACACTTCGCGGATGAAACATTCGGCAGCCGAATATTTCGCGCGCAACATCTGGGTCAGCGCCAATCCGGAGGAGCGGATGTTCCCTCTGATGGTGCAGTTTGCTGGCGACGATCGCTTCTTCATCGGCTCCGACTATCCGCACGCCGAGGGGTTCGTCCATCCGGTCGGCACCACGCGCAAACTGCTCGGCGCGCTGCCCGAGCGCTCGGTCGAAAAGATCCTGTGCGATAACGCGGCCGCCTTCTACCGCATCTGA
- a CDS encoding polysaccharide deacetylase: MAAKVAVCLSFDFDAICVWLGSLNATSPSAISRGEFGAVATERLLDLLARWEIKSTWFIPGHTIDTYPGLVRRVADAGHEIGHHNYCHENPISLSLDDERRVLDRGTETIRRITGKPPEGFRSPAWDLSPHSLSLLLERGFLYDSSLMGNDYTPYYCRIGDVPAKDGPYVFGREVEMVELPVTWGLDDFPAFEWLYGVNQGLSSPSQVYERWAGDFDYLCDFVREGVYCLTMHPQVIGRGHRMLMLNRLVEHMKERAEVSFRTMAEVAREWKRTHPLKAPSR, from the coding sequence ATGGCGGCCAAAGTCGCGGTATGCCTCTCGTTCGATTTCGACGCGATCTGCGTGTGGCTTGGGAGTCTCAACGCGACTTCGCCGAGCGCTATCTCGCGCGGCGAGTTCGGCGCCGTGGCGACCGAGCGATTGCTCGACCTGCTCGCGCGATGGGAGATCAAATCGACCTGGTTCATCCCCGGCCACACCATCGACACCTATCCCGGCCTGGTGCGGCGCGTGGCAGACGCGGGACACGAGATCGGTCATCACAACTATTGCCACGAAAATCCGATCTCGCTCTCGCTCGACGACGAAAGGCGGGTGCTCGACCGCGGCACCGAGACCATCCGCCGAATCACCGGCAAGCCGCCCGAGGGCTTTCGCTCGCCGGCCTGGGATTTGAGCCCGCACTCGTTGAGCCTCCTGCTCGAGCGCGGCTTTCTCTACGACAGCAGCCTGATGGGCAACGACTACACGCCCTACTACTGCCGCATCGGCGACGTCCCGGCCAAGGACGGACCCTACGTCTTCGGCCGCGAGGTCGAGATGGTCGAGCTACCGGTGACCTGGGGCCTCGATGACTTTCCCGCGTTCGAGTGGCTCTACGGCGTCAACCAGGGACTATCGTCGCCCTCGCAGGTGTACGAACGATGGGCCGGCGATTTCGACTACCTCTGCGACTTCGTCCGCGAGGGGGTATACTGCCTGACGATGCATCCGCAGGTCATCGGCCGCGGCCATCGCATGCTGATGCTCAACCGCCTGGTCGAACACATGAAGGAGCGCGCGGAGGTCAGCTTCCGCACGATGGCGGAGGTGGCGCGCGAGTGGAAGCGCACGCATCCGCTCAAGGCGCCGTCCCGATGA
- the gtdA gene encoding gentisate 1,2-dioxygenase codes for MPEPQRTPEREQFYAKIASSSLAPLWEVLKSIQSREPRPPEVAALWRYDEVRPMLMEAGRLISAAEAERRVLILENPALRGNSPPRITHSLFAGLQLILPGEIAPSHRHTQSALRFIIEGEGAYTAVDGERTTMRPGDFVITPSWTWHDHGNETGQPMVWLDGLDLALVDLLNAVFFEPYGEDRFPQARPEGDSDARFASGLMPIDYERRGLTSPILNYSYERTREALERMSRSGGADRCHGFKMRYVNPATGDWAMPTIGTAMQLLPRGFSGVPYRSSDSTVFVAVEGSGCTVVGGEAFKWNRHDVFVVPSWREYRHEAADESLLFSFSDRPVQEKLGLWREWCAAR; via the coding sequence ATGCCGGAGCCACAACGCACACCCGAGCGCGAGCAATTCTACGCAAAAATCGCGAGCAGCAGCCTCGCTCCGCTGTGGGAGGTGCTCAAGAGTATTCAATCCAGGGAGCCGCGTCCGCCCGAGGTCGCGGCGCTGTGGCGCTACGATGAAGTCCGTCCGATGCTGATGGAGGCGGGGCGTCTCATTTCAGCGGCCGAGGCCGAACGCCGCGTGCTGATCCTCGAAAACCCGGCTCTGCGCGGCAATTCGCCCCCGCGCATCACGCATTCGCTGTTTGCCGGCCTGCAGCTCATCCTGCCCGGCGAGATCGCGCCGAGCCATCGGCACACCCAGAGCGCGCTGCGCTTCATAATCGAAGGCGAGGGCGCCTACACCGCGGTCGACGGCGAGCGGACCACAATGCGGCCGGGCGATTTCGTGATCACGCCGTCATGGACCTGGCACGATCACGGCAACGAGACCGGCCAGCCGATGGTATGGCTCGACGGGCTCGACTTGGCGCTGGTCGATCTTCTGAACGCGGTTTTCTTCGAGCCCTACGGCGAAGACCGCTTCCCGCAGGCGCGGCCCGAGGGCGACTCCGACGCCCGTTTCGCAAGCGGCCTTATGCCGATCGATTACGAGCGCCGCGGCCTGACGAGCCCGATCCTGAACTACAGCTATGAGCGCACGCGCGAGGCGCTCGAAAGGATGAGCCGCAGCGGCGGCGCGGACCGCTGCCACGGATTCAAGATGCGCTACGTCAATCCGGCCACCGGCGACTGGGCGATGCCGACGATCGGCACTGCGATGCAGCTTTTGCCGCGCGGCTTCAGCGGCGTGCCCTACCGCTCGAGCGACAGCACGGTATTCGTCGCGGTCGAGGGCAGCGGATGCACGGTGGTCGGCGGAGAGGCGTTCAAATGGAACCGGCACGACGTCTTCGTCGTGCCGAGTTGGCGCGAGTACCGTCACGAGGCCGCCGACGAATCGCTGCTGTTCAGCTTTTCGGATCGCCCGGTGCAGGAGAAGCTCGGGCTGTGGCGGGAGTGGTGCGCCGCCAGATGA
- a CDS encoding sigma 54-interacting transcriptional regulator produces MDEEARFRLLYDLGCAFAARIEIEQLIPLVVAKCREALDAEGASVLLLDDERKELYFPYISEEDPEVGERLAALRFSAELGIAAAALKGGKALVVNDAQNDPRLYHGIDKMTGLVTRNVLAAPLSTRQGTIGVVEVVNGRGPQGFTDDDLTFIEAISGSIAIAIENARLYTQVRESEANLRAQVGALRRDLARVDGFAEIVGTSPAMAEVLRLMETAAASPITVVIQGETGTGKELVARGLHRASARSDRPFLALNCAAMPEPLLESELFGHRRGAFTGAIRDNPGLFRAAAGGVVFLDEVADMPLPMQAKLLRVLEEQEVVPLGDSFPRKVDVRVLSATNRDLRAEVTAGRFREDLYYRLAVFPISLPPLRDRREDIALLATRFLAIAAEQQRKPVAGIDPATLELLTQYDWPGNVRELRNEIERAVALTRANQNITPENLSPRLRPHHPQVTQVNGISAGHPGPGQKRGAQASPLRSLAAPAPAETPDSAEEDVKGPLRRARAAFEADYIARVLDQHNGNVSRAAVALGLSRASLQKKMKEYGLR; encoded by the coding sequence ATGGACGAGGAGGCACGCTTCCGTCTGCTGTACGATCTCGGATGCGCGTTCGCCGCGCGAATCGAGATCGAACAGTTGATTCCGCTCGTGGTGGCCAAATGCCGCGAAGCGCTCGACGCCGAGGGCGCTTCGGTCCTACTGTTGGACGACGAACGCAAGGAACTCTACTTTCCATACATTTCGGAAGAAGATCCGGAGGTCGGAGAGAGGCTCGCGGCGCTGCGCTTCTCGGCCGAACTTGGAATTGCGGCCGCCGCGCTGAAGGGCGGCAAGGCGCTGGTGGTCAACGACGCGCAAAACGATCCCCGTCTGTATCACGGGATCGACAAGATGACGGGATTGGTCACACGCAACGTGCTGGCCGCCCCGCTGTCGACACGGCAGGGAACGATCGGGGTGGTCGAAGTCGTCAACGGCCGCGGACCGCAGGGGTTCACCGACGACGATCTGACATTTATCGAGGCCATCTCGGGCAGCATCGCGATCGCGATCGAGAACGCGCGGCTGTACACGCAGGTGCGCGAGTCCGAAGCCAACCTGCGTGCGCAGGTGGGCGCGCTGCGCCGCGACCTCGCGCGCGTCGATGGCTTCGCCGAGATCGTCGGCACTTCGCCGGCGATGGCGGAAGTGCTGCGTCTGATGGAAACCGCGGCGGCCTCGCCGATCACCGTGGTGATTCAGGGAGAGACCGGCACCGGCAAGGAGCTCGTCGCGCGCGGACTGCATCGCGCGAGCGCGCGCAGCGACCGTCCCTTTCTGGCGCTGAATTGCGCCGCGATGCCCGAGCCGCTGCTCGAGAGCGAACTTTTCGGCCATCGCCGCGGCGCGTTCACCGGCGCGATCCGCGACAACCCGGGGCTGTTCCGCGCGGCCGCAGGCGGCGTGGTCTTTCTCGACGAAGTCGCCGACATGCCGCTGCCCATGCAGGCGAAGCTTTTGCGCGTGCTCGAAGAGCAGGAAGTGGTGCCGCTCGGCGACAGCTTCCCGCGCAAGGTTGACGTGCGCGTGCTGTCGGCGACAAATCGCGACCTGCGGGCGGAAGTCACCGCGGGAAGGTTCCGCGAAGATTTGTACTATCGGCTCGCGGTCTTTCCGATTTCACTGCCGCCGCTGCGCGACCGGCGCGAGGATATCGCGCTTCTGGCAACGCGCTTCCTCGCTATAGCCGCCGAGCAGCAGCGCAAACCCGTCGCCGGCATCGATCCGGCAACACTGGAACTGCTGACCCAGTACGATTGGCCCGGCAACGTCCGCGAGCTGCGCAACGAAATCGAGCGCGCCGTGGCACTCACGCGAGCGAACCAGAACATAACGCCCGAGAATCTCTCGCCACGCCTGCGCCCGCACCATCCGCAGGTCACGCAGGTCAACGGCATATCGGCAGGCCATCCGGGACCCGGGCAGAAGCGCGGCGCCCAGGCATCACCCCTCCGATCGCTGGCAGCCCCAGCACCGGCCGAGACTCCCGATTCAGCAGAAGAGGACGTTAAGGGCCCCCTGCGCCGAGCGCGCGCGGCTTTCGAGGCGGACTACATCGCCAGGGTCCTCGACCAGCATA